Proteins encoded by one window of Streptomyces clavuligerus:
- a CDS encoding B12-binding domain-containing radical SAM protein — MARKLSLALELYADANGGVDQRYIEQMRNQDAEPVPTDPALPRFTLVVGPSPFTMPRGWEFFLTSPYEGATYISTVLHNAGYPVRIVDVRYTPNPLRAAYEQIIKGTDVLGVCTFEDNFPFCRTLMAMVRESHPDIPIICGGSLVTSVPSVFMSDTDCDIAVISEGEITILELMESYARGSWQRDLPAIKGICYRDEKGKARRTPPRGQMMDLDALPRMRLDLWPQSRSPLGMQPQVISSYSRGCKMDCSFCYRTTPQVRAKSPEKMDRDLDWLKTQYGVEFCFFVDLTFSSHRGQTIEMCDAISQHDLRWTCLTRCADMDVPRINAMRDAGADIILYGVESLGTEVLREARKGSSENLTVRAMRTTFDGGVRFGSLLIVGLPNETEESLSHMVQFAEQYNHVTRVKYLSAMPGTTVYQDARRNKVIRSEIDHLNWLSIEQALHEDEFLNVSGLPEQVCRDAYKRVYDAYQPGPVMDFRHWPEHFEYFHPQSADGTERSTSYAGTRWRAEWSSAAAPLVPGSERYTLDKVADPEVAAIGSTLMHCGAKKLTAGV, encoded by the coding sequence ATGGCGCGCAAGCTGTCCCTGGCCCTGGAGCTGTACGCCGACGCGAACGGCGGCGTCGACCAGCGCTACATCGAGCAGATGCGCAACCAGGACGCCGAACCGGTGCCGACCGATCCCGCGCTGCCGAGATTCACCCTCGTCGTCGGGCCCTCGCCGTTCACCATGCCGCGCGGTTGGGAGTTCTTCCTCACCTCACCCTACGAGGGTGCGACGTACATCTCGACCGTGCTGCACAACGCCGGGTACCCGGTGCGCATCGTCGACGTCCGCTACACCCCGAACCCGCTGCGGGCGGCGTACGAGCAGATCATCAAGGGCACCGATGTGCTCGGTGTGTGCACGTTCGAGGACAACTTCCCGTTCTGCCGGACGCTGATGGCGATGGTCCGCGAGTCGCACCCGGACATACCCATCATCTGCGGCGGCTCGCTGGTCACCTCCGTTCCGTCGGTCTTCATGTCGGACACCGACTGCGACATCGCGGTGATCAGTGAGGGCGAGATCACCATCCTGGAGCTGATGGAGAGTTACGCCCGTGGCTCCTGGCAGCGGGACCTCCCGGCCATCAAGGGCATCTGCTACCGGGACGAGAAGGGAAAGGCGCGCCGCACGCCGCCGCGCGGCCAGATGATGGACCTCGACGCGCTGCCCAGGATGCGGCTCGACCTGTGGCCTCAGTCGCGGTCGCCGCTCGGCATGCAGCCGCAGGTGATCTCGTCCTACAGCCGCGGCTGCAAGATGGACTGCTCGTTCTGCTACCGCACCACCCCGCAGGTGCGGGCGAAGTCGCCGGAGAAGATGGACCGCGACCTCGACTGGCTGAAAACCCAGTACGGCGTGGAGTTCTGCTTCTTCGTCGACCTCACGTTCAGCTCGCACCGCGGCCAGACCATCGAGATGTGCGACGCGATCTCCCAGCACGATCTGCGGTGGACCTGTCTGACCCGGTGCGCCGACATGGACGTACCGCGTATCAACGCGATGCGGGACGCGGGCGCGGACATCATCCTGTACGGCGTCGAGTCGCTGGGCACCGAGGTGCTGCGCGAGGCCCGCAAGGGCAGCAGCGAGAACCTGACCGTCCGCGCGATGCGCACCACGTTCGACGGCGGCGTGCGGTTCGGCTCGCTGCTCATCGTCGGTCTGCCCAACGAGACCGAGGAGTCCCTGTCCCACATGGTGCAGTTCGCCGAGCAGTACAACCATGTGACCCGGGTGAAGTATCTGTCGGCCATGCCCGGTACGACCGTGTACCAGGACGCGCGGCGGAACAAGGTGATCCGCTCCGAGATCGACCATCTGAACTGGCTGTCGATCGAACAGGCGCTGCACGAGGACGAGTTCCTGAACGTGAGCGGGCTGCCCGAGCAGGTCTGCCGGGACGCGTACAAGCGGGTGTACGACGCCTATCAGCCCGGCCCGGTGATGGACTTCCGGCACTGGCCGGAGCACTTCGAGTACTTCCACCCGCAGTCGGCCGACGGCACCGAGCGGTCGACGTCGTACGCCGGGACCCG